The proteins below come from a single Miscanthus floridulus cultivar M001 chromosome 1, ASM1932011v1, whole genome shotgun sequence genomic window:
- the LOC136465322 gene encoding uncharacterized protein, producing the protein MFAFTSLGAKIDMDINKGPSPYVFKINGQVHHRIGSLLPDEGKSPVYAQLYIYDTDNEVENQISIFDRDRDCEGENEIDRRIVDGLVRMFDAANDLVKSFRAARDLLVQNNSCRQLRLRLLHDRSKAAPQYNAPTGSEIAALIVGDFSEEKKSPDIIIQDRGGGLRRISNLHSNYMALQYPVLFPYGEEGFKPGIKYSHTGTLRVKSRGEVTMLEYYAFRLQQRSCEATTLLCGDRLF; encoded by the coding sequence ATGTTTGCTTTCACTTCACTTGGTGCTAAAATTGACATGGATATAAACAAGGGTCCTAGCCCGTATGTCTTTAAAATTAATGGACAGGTCCACCATCGAATTGGATCTTTACTACCAGATGAGGGTAAGTCTCCTGTATATGCACAACTTTATATTTATGACACTGATAATGAGGTTGAAAATCAAATATCAATTTTTGATAGGGATAGGGACTGTGAAGGTGAGAATGAAATTGATAGAAGAATTGTCGATGGCTTAGTGAGGATGTTTGATGCAGCAAATGACCTGGTGAAATCCTTTAGGGCAGCTAGGGACCTATTGGTCCAAAACAATAGTTGTCGCCAATTGCGTCTCAGGCTATTGCACGATAGATCGAAAGCTGCACCTCAGTACAATGCACCAACAGGATCCGAGATAGCTGCTTTGATAGTTGGTGACTTTTCAGAGGAGAAGAAGAGTCCTGATATAATAATTCAGGATAGAGGCGGTGGGCTTAGAAGGATTAGTAACCTTCATTCTAATTACATGGCTTTGCAGTACCCAGTTCTTTTCCCATATGGTGAGGAGGGCTTCAAACCAGGGATCAAGTATAGCCACACGGGGACTTTGCGGGTTAAATCTAGGGGTGAGGTTACCATGCTCGAGTATTATGCTTTCCGTTTACAACAACGTAGCTGTGAGGCCACTACATTGTTATGCGGCGACCGATTATTCTAG